A genome region from Gammaproteobacteria bacterium includes the following:
- a CDS encoding flagellar basal body rod protein FlgC yields MSLFSIFDVAGSGMSAQSVRLNTVASNMANAQTVST; encoded by the coding sequence ATGTCTTTGTTTTCGATCTTTGACGTTGCCGGCTCGGGGATGAGCGCCCAGTCCGTGCGCCTCAATACCGTGGCCAGCAATATGGCCAATGCGCAAACGGTCAGCACC